A window of Candidatus Aminicenantes bacterium contains these coding sequences:
- a CDS encoding DUF350 domain-containing protein: MIENNGFHLVSTLIYLALIFAAAIVSVLGSIWILLFLTRKNIQEKKEIVKHHNVATAMVLGAFIWTIGHMCFETIKPIMNVWYINYPAGITLKTGLLFILGVMASLVVALISGALVVFLALKLLIGLTRDIDEWEEIKKGNIAVAVVIGITVIVLGMFIESIISTITLALFNSLKLL; this comes from the coding sequence ATGATAGAAAATAACGGCTTTCATTTGGTATCCACCCTGATCTACCTGGCATTGATCTTCGCGGCCGCCATCGTTTCCGTGCTGGGCAGCATCTGGATCCTGTTGTTCCTGACCCGCAAAAACATCCAGGAAAAGAAGGAGATCGTCAAGCACCACAACGTCGCCACCGCCATGGTGCTCGGGGCATTCATCTGGACCATCGGGCATATGTGCTTTGAAACGATCAAGCCGATCATGAACGTGTGGTACATCAATTACCCCGCGGGCATCACCCTCAAGACGGGGTTGTTATTCATCCTCGGCGTCATGGCCTCATTGGTCGTGGCTCTGATTTCAGGAGCTTTGGTCGTATTCTTGGCCCTGAAGCTGCTCATCGGCTTAACCAGGGACATCGATGAATGGGAGGAGATTAAAAAAGGGAATATAGCCGTCGCGGTGGTCATCGGCATCACCGTGATCGTTTTGGGCATGTTCATCGAATCGATCATCAGCACCATCACCCTGGCGCTTTTCAACTCGCTGAAGCTGCTTTAA
- a CDS encoding adenosylcobalamin-dependent ribonucleoside-diphosphate reductase, translating into MENFSENAMKILKARYFKKDEKGTLVESKPSHLFRRVARFIAKAEKNEADKKLWEENFFQAMMQKDFMPNSPTLTGAERNMCLSACFVLPIEDSLDGIFETVKNAALVHKEGGGTGFDFSRVRPAGSFVRKTQGIASGPVSFLRVIDAGTEAVKQGGTRRGANMGVLRVDHPDITSFITMKRDGVTAQNFNISVAISEAFIQAVKNKTSYDLINPMDGQAVAQASAREVFELIVDSAWSNGDPGLIFIDKVNQLNPTALQGPIRATNPCGEQPLHDYEACNLGSINLMNVFDRKSPERLNWTKFRELIQLGIRFLDDVIEVNLYPLPEIDKMAKSNRRIGLGLMGFADLLIQMGIGYNSDQARDLGSKIIRFMKEEAVAASRALAETRGSFPNIEKSIYQGQKMRNASVLTIAPTGTISRIAGCSSSIEPIFAFRVVSKILDGEITDIHPLFQQWQEKHPDEAAPGYFITTQEISPIDHLKMQAVFQEYVDSAVSKTINFNNAATRKDIAAAYLMAFDMNIKGITVYRDGCRALQVLNKAGSEKPTPLGRPDAIPSTTHKISTGLGNLYITVTYFNKKPFEVFASIGKSGYSTMADAEASGRLISLALRSGIPTQEVVNQLKGIGGAEPIFTNGQLIQSIPDAIAKVLETHIGAVNVKHQDMHVSKCPLCGTALNDEKCPTCATCGWSKCNGV; encoded by the coding sequence ATGGAGAATTTTTCTGAAAATGCAATGAAAATTTTGAAAGCCCGTTATTTCAAAAAAGACGAAAAAGGGACCCTGGTGGAGAGCAAACCCTCGCATTTGTTCCGCCGCGTGGCCCGCTTCATTGCCAAGGCAGAAAAGAACGAAGCCGACAAGAAACTCTGGGAAGAAAATTTTTTTCAAGCCATGATGCAGAAGGATTTCATGCCCAATTCCCCGACTTTGACCGGCGCCGAGCGAAACATGTGCCTGTCCGCCTGCTTCGTGCTGCCGATCGAGGATTCGCTGGACGGGATATTCGAAACAGTGAAGAATGCCGCCCTGGTTCACAAGGAGGGGGGCGGGACCGGGTTCGATTTTTCCCGGGTCAGGCCGGCAGGGAGTTTCGTGCGCAAGACCCAGGGCATCGCCTCCGGACCTGTCTCTTTTTTGCGCGTCATCGACGCCGGCACCGAAGCGGTGAAGCAGGGGGGCACCCGCCGCGGCGCCAACATGGGGGTCTTGCGCGTGGACCATCCCGACATCACGTCTTTCATCACCATGAAACGCGACGGCGTCACCGCCCAGAACTTCAACATATCGGTGGCCATCAGCGAGGCTTTCATCCAAGCCGTCAAGAACAAAACCAGCTACGACCTGATCAATCCCATGGACGGCCAGGCGGTCGCCCAGGCCAGCGCCCGGGAAGTCTTTGAGCTGATCGTCGATTCAGCCTGGAGCAACGGCGATCCGGGCCTGATCTTCATCGACAAGGTCAACCAGCTGAATCCCACCGCTCTTCAGGGGCCGATCCGGGCCACCAACCCTTGCGGCGAACAGCCGCTCCATGACTACGAAGCCTGCAATCTCGGATCGATCAACCTGATGAACGTGTTCGACAGGAAATCGCCGGAGCGGCTGAACTGGACGAAATTCCGCGAGCTCATCCAGCTGGGCATCCGTTTCCTGGACGATGTCATCGAAGTCAACCTGTATCCGCTGCCGGAGATCGATAAGATGGCCAAGTCCAACCGCCGCATCGGCCTCGGCCTCATGGGCTTTGCCGACCTGCTGATCCAGATGGGCATCGGTTACAATAGCGACCAAGCCCGCGACCTTGGCAGCAAGATCATCCGCTTCATGAAGGAGGAAGCCGTGGCCGCCTCGCGTGCGCTGGCTGAAACTCGCGGCAGTTTCCCCAACATCGAAAAATCCATCTACCAGGGCCAAAAAATGCGCAACGCCTCGGTGTTGACTATCGCCCCGACCGGGACCATTTCCCGCATCGCCGGCTGCTCGTCGAGCATCGAGCCGATTTTCGCCTTCCGGGTGGTCTCCAAAATCCTGGATGGGGAAATCACCGACATTCACCCCCTGTTCCAGCAATGGCAGGAGAAGCACCCCGATGAAGCCGCGCCCGGCTATTTCATCACCACCCAGGAAATTTCCCCGATCGATCACCTGAAGATGCAGGCCGTCTTTCAAGAATACGTGGACAGCGCCGTTTCCAAGACCATCAATTTCAACAACGCGGCCACCCGCAAGGACATCGCCGCCGCCTACCTGATGGCTTTCGACATGAACATCAAGGGCATCACCGTATACCGCGACGGCTGCCGCGCCCTGCAGGTGCTGAACAAGGCCGGAAGCGAGAAGCCGACGCCGTTGGGCCGCCCCGACGCCATCCCTTCGACCACCCATAAGATTTCGACCGGGCTGGGCAACCTCTACATCACGGTCACTTATTTCAACAAGAAGCCCTTTGAAGTATTCGCTTCCATCGGCAAGAGCGGCTACTCGACCATGGCCGACGCCGAGGCCAGCGGCCGCCTGATATCGCTGGCCCTGCGCAGCGGCATCCCCACCCAGGAAGTGGTCAACCAGCTGAAGGGCATCGGCGGCGCCGAGCCGATCTTCACCAACGGCCAGTTGATCCAATCGATCCCCGACGCCATCGCCAAGGTCCTGGAAACCCATATAGGCGCCGTCAATGTCAAGCACCAGGACATGCACGTGAGCAAATGCCCGCTCTGCGGCACCGCTTTGAACGATGAAAAGTGCCCGACCTGCGCGACCTGCGGCTGGTCGAAATGCAACGGCGTTTGA